A window of Natrinema versiforme contains these coding sequences:
- a CDS encoding MBL fold metallo-hydrolase yields MAMISERVADGVYRCGSERVNWYLVETADGITVVDTGFPAHWDQFDGQLETMGYGVTDVDACILTHAHPDHAGFAERLRREAGVSVWLHEADAAHARGDAEVTLTKGIVRLWRPELSRYAVEFVRSGGLSVPPLTTFRTVADGETLDVPGSPRVVHTPGHSEGHVAYHFPEQEALFCGDELVTTDFVAGRGHQPQLLTDWFNPDHDRAYESLSRLESIGEVLLLPGHGKPWRGHTETAVELAREREKRK; encoded by the coding sequence ATGGCGATGATCTCGGAACGCGTTGCGGACGGCGTCTACCGGTGCGGGAGCGAGCGAGTGAACTGGTACCTCGTGGAGACGGCCGACGGCATCACAGTCGTCGATACCGGCTTCCCGGCACACTGGGATCAGTTCGACGGGCAACTCGAGACGATGGGCTACGGCGTGACGGATGTCGACGCCTGCATACTGACGCACGCGCATCCCGATCACGCGGGGTTCGCCGAGCGACTCCGCAGGGAAGCCGGGGTCTCGGTGTGGCTCCACGAAGCCGACGCCGCACACGCTCGAGGCGACGCCGAGGTGACTCTCACTAAAGGAATCGTTCGCCTCTGGCGGCCGGAACTCTCCCGGTATGCGGTCGAGTTCGTTCGCTCGGGTGGCCTTTCCGTCCCGCCGCTGACGACGTTTCGGACGGTCGCGGACGGCGAGACGCTCGACGTGCCGGGCTCGCCGCGAGTCGTTCACACCCCCGGCCACAGCGAGGGGCACGTCGCGTACCACTTCCCGGAACAGGAGGCCCTCTTCTGTGGCGACGAACTCGTCACGACCGATTTCGTCGCCGGTCGCGGCCACCAGCCGCAACTGCTCACCGACTGGTTCAACCCGGATCACGACCGCGCGTACGAGTCGTTGTCCCGACTCGAGTCGATCGGCGAGGTCCTCCTCCTGCCGGGTCACGGCAAGCCGTGGCGCGGTCATACCGAAACGGCCGTCGAACTCGCTCGAGAGCGAGAAAAACGGAAATAA
- a CDS encoding deoxyribonuclease IV gives MKVGAHVSISGSRVSSDEETPPYDDLRNAVHRQLAFGGNCGQIFTTSPQVWQQPEIGDEAAVGFRDETDEELEGPWVIHSSYLVNLCTPKDDLRRKSMESMQAELDAAERLGIPYVNVHLGAHTGAGVEGGLDNAASVIDDLEVPDDVTILIESDAGSGTKLGGEFEHLAGIIDRTETDIGICIDTAHTLVAGNDLTTPEAVDETVGRFDDEVGLEYLEYIHLNDSKHDVGTHKDEHAHVGEGYIGEDGMKAIVNHPDLRDLPFALETPTEDGRGFAWNIEKVRELRDD, from the coding sequence ATGAAGGTCGGTGCACACGTTTCGATCTCCGGTTCGCGCGTCTCTTCCGACGAGGAAACCCCGCCGTACGACGATCTCCGCAACGCGGTCCACCGCCAACTCGCCTTCGGCGGTAACTGCGGACAGATCTTCACCACCTCGCCGCAGGTCTGGCAACAGCCCGAAATCGGCGACGAGGCCGCCGTGGGCTTCCGGGACGAGACCGACGAGGAACTCGAGGGGCCGTGGGTCATTCACTCGTCCTACCTCGTCAATCTCTGCACGCCGAAAGACGACCTCCGCCGGAAGTCCATGGAGAGTATGCAGGCGGAACTCGACGCCGCCGAGCGACTCGGCATTCCGTACGTAAACGTCCACCTCGGGGCCCACACCGGCGCGGGCGTCGAGGGCGGCCTCGACAACGCCGCGAGCGTCATCGACGACCTCGAGGTGCCCGACGACGTGACGATCCTCATCGAGTCCGACGCGGGCAGCGGAACGAAACTCGGCGGCGAGTTCGAGCACCTCGCGGGAATCATCGACCGCACCGAGACGGACATCGGCATCTGTATCGACACCGCCCACACGCTCGTCGCGGGCAACGACCTCACGACGCCCGAGGCGGTCGACGAGACCGTCGGCCGCTTCGACGACGAGGTCGGACTGGAGTACCTCGAGTACATCCACCTCAACGACTCGAAACACGACGTGGGAACCCACAAGGACGAACACGCCCACGTCGGCGAGGGGTACATCGGCGAGGACGGCATGAAAGCGATCGTGAACCACCCCGATCTGCGGGACCTGCCGTTCGCGCTCGAGACGCCGACCGAGGACGGCCGCGGCTTCGCGTGGAACATCGAGAAGGTCCGAGAACTGCGGGACGACTAA
- a CDS encoding serine/threonine-protein kinase RIO2, translated as MVRNVAGLLPELEDEDFYLLSGVEQGMRFSEWVQREKLPKFANLTEEEVDYRLERCLKRGLVEKKTIQYEGYTLQFEGYDTLALRALVEQDTISEFGSPLGVGKESDVYEVKSYKPLALKYHREGYTNFRKVHKERDYTSDNDHVSWMYTARKAAEREHDILEELYPDVAVPQPIGQNRHAIVMEKMDGVELSQTRLEDEQVLGVLELLLTEMSRAYANGYVHADMSEYNVFVNEEGVKVFDWPQAVPTDHENAAEFLRRDLTNIVGYFRRKYPQHVPEDLASDDIARAIEDESFESVEAHL; from the coding sequence ATGGTGCGAAACGTCGCCGGGTTGCTCCCGGAACTCGAGGACGAGGACTTCTATCTCCTCTCGGGGGTCGAACAGGGGATGCGGTTCTCCGAGTGGGTCCAGCGGGAGAAGCTCCCGAAGTTCGCCAATCTGACCGAAGAGGAAGTCGACTACCGGCTCGAGCGCTGTCTCAAGCGCGGGTTAGTCGAGAAGAAGACGATCCAGTACGAGGGCTACACCCTCCAGTTCGAGGGCTACGATACGCTCGCCTTGCGAGCGCTCGTCGAGCAGGACACGATCTCGGAGTTCGGCTCGCCGCTGGGCGTCGGCAAGGAAAGCGACGTCTACGAGGTCAAGTCGTACAAACCGCTCGCGCTGAAGTACCACCGCGAGGGGTATACGAACTTCCGGAAGGTCCACAAGGAACGGGACTACACCTCGGACAACGACCACGTCTCGTGGATGTACACCGCCCGGAAGGCCGCCGAGCGCGAACACGACATCTTGGAGGAACTCTACCCCGACGTGGCGGTCCCCCAGCCGATCGGCCAGAACCGCCACGCCATCGTCATGGAGAAAATGGACGGCGTCGAGCTCTCCCAAACCCGACTCGAGGACGAGCAGGTACTCGGCGTCCTCGAGTTGCTGCTGACTGAGATGTCGCGCGCGTACGCGAATGGGTACGTCCACGCCGACATGAGCGAGTACAACGTCTTCGTCAATGAGGAGGGTGTCAAAGTCTTCGACTGGCCCCAAGCCGTGCCGACGGACCACGAGAACGCAGCGGAGTTCCTGCGGCGCGATCTGACGAACATCGTGGGCTACTTCCGCCGCAAGTACCCCCAGCACGTGCCCGAGGATCTCGCGAGCGACGACATCGCTCGCGCCATCGAGGACGAGTCGTTCGAGTCGGTCGAGGCTCATCTGTAG
- the ilvD gene encoding dihydroxy-acid dehydratase produces the protein MDSKSETNTDETDVELLEGSSSEKDPNLRSAEVTKGVERAPHRAMFRAMGYDDADLSSPMIGIANPAADVTPCNVHLDDVAESAREGIEDAGGMPIEFGTVTVSDAISMGTEGMKASLISREVIADSVELVSFAERMDALVTVAGCDKNLPGMMMAAIRTDLPSVFLYGGSILPGHHDGRDLTAQSVFEGVGTYAAGDMTEEELYEMEHEACPGAGSCGGMFTANTMASISEILGLAPLGSASPPAEDGERYEVAREAGEVVLDAVENDRRPSDILTKESFENAITLLTALGGSTNGVLHVLALAGEAGIDLTIDEFDEISKRTPKIANLQPGGTRVMKDLHDVGGVPVVIRRLLEGGYLHGDTMTVTGNTIVEELETLNLPDDEDIDVNFLATTEDPFHEEGAIKILTGNLAPDGAVLKETGEEGFHHTGPARVFEHEEDAMSYVQEGHIESGDVIVIRNEGPQGGPGMREMLGVTAAVVGQGHEDDVALLTDGRFSGATRGPMVGHVAPESVVGGPIAALEDGDTVTVDIRERELSVDLSDEELEARLDEYERPELQYEGGFLRKYGDAFDSAANGAVTNPAVKRDN, from the coding sequence ATGGATAGCAAATCAGAGACGAATACGGATGAGACGGATGTCGAACTCCTGGAGGGATCGTCATCCGAGAAGGACCCTAACCTGCGCAGCGCTGAAGTGACCAAGGGCGTCGAGCGTGCACCCCACCGCGCGATGTTCCGCGCGATGGGCTACGACGATGCGGATCTCTCCTCGCCGATGATCGGCATTGCGAACCCCGCGGCGGACGTCACGCCCTGTAACGTCCACCTCGACGACGTCGCCGAATCCGCGCGCGAGGGCATTGAGGACGCCGGCGGGATGCCGATCGAGTTCGGCACTGTCACCGTCAGCGACGCCATCTCGATGGGCACGGAGGGAATGAAGGCCTCGCTGATCTCGCGCGAGGTGATCGCGGATTCCGTCGAGCTCGTCTCTTTCGCCGAACGGATGGACGCCCTCGTCACCGTCGCTGGGTGCGACAAGAACCTCCCCGGCATGATGATGGCCGCCATCCGAACTGACCTCCCCAGTGTCTTCCTCTACGGCGGGTCAATCCTCCCCGGCCACCACGACGGCCGCGATCTCACGGCCCAGAGCGTCTTCGAGGGCGTTGGCACCTACGCTGCCGGCGACATGACCGAGGAGGAACTCTATGAGATGGAGCACGAGGCCTGCCCGGGCGCGGGCTCCTGCGGCGGGATGTTCACCGCCAACACGATGGCCTCGATCAGCGAGATACTCGGTCTCGCCCCCCTCGGGTCGGCGTCGCCGCCCGCCGAGGATGGAGAGCGCTATGAGGTCGCCCGCGAGGCTGGCGAGGTCGTTCTCGACGCCGTCGAGAATGACCGCCGGCCGAGCGACATCCTCACGAAAGAGTCCTTCGAGAACGCCATCACCCTCCTGACGGCGCTCGGCGGCTCCACGAACGGCGTCCTGCATGTCCTTGCACTCGCCGGCGAGGCTGGCATCGACCTCACGATCGACGAGTTCGACGAGATCAGCAAGCGCACGCCGAAGATTGCGAACCTCCAACCGGGCGGCACGCGCGTCATGAAGGACCTCCATGACGTCGGCGGTGTCCCCGTCGTCATCCGCCGCCTCTTGGAGGGCGGGTACCTCCACGGCGACACGATGACCGTCACCGGGAACACCATCGTTGAGGAGTTGGAGACGCTCAACCTGCCGGACGACGAGGACATCGACGTGAACTTCCTTGCAACGACCGAGGACCCGTTCCACGAGGAGGGCGCGATCAAGATCCTAACTGGGAACCTCGCGCCGGACGGCGCCGTCCTCAAGGAGACGGGCGAGGAGGGCTTCCACCACACCGGCCCCGCGCGCGTCTTCGAGCACGAGGAGGACGCGATGTCCTACGTGCAGGAGGGCCACATCGAGTCCGGCGACGTCATCGTCATCCGGAACGAGGGCCCGCAGGGCGGCCCCGGGATGCGCGAGATGCTCGGCGTCACCGCCGCCGTCGTTGGCCAGGGCCACGAGGACGACGTCGCCCTCCTCACCGACGGGCGCTTCAGTGGTGCGACCCGCGGCCCGATGGTCGGCCACGTCGCCCCCGAGTCCGTGGTCGGCGGACCGATCGCCGCCCTCGAAGACGGCGACACCGTCACCGTCGACATCCGCGAGCGCGAACTCTCCGTCGACCTCAGCGACGAAGAACTCGAAGCGCGCCTCGACGAGTACGAGCGTCCCGAGCTCCAGTACGAGGGCGGCTTCCTCCGTAAGTACGGCGACGCCTTCGACTCCGCTGCGAACGGCGCGGTGACGAATCCCGCCGTCAAGCGCGACAACTGA
- a CDS encoding 50S ribosomal protein L15e, whose protein sequence is MAESFYSHIKDAWKDPDDGKLGELQWQRKQEWRDQGAIERIDRPTRLDKARELGYKAKQGIIVTRVSVRKGTARKQRHKAGRRSKRQGVNRIGRRKNIQRIGEERVSRKYPNMRVLNSYWVGEDGSQKWFEAILVDPNHPAIENDDDLNWICDDDHTNRAFRGLTNAGKANRGLNNRGKGAEKVRPSNNGDRGRAK, encoded by the coding sequence ATGGCAGAAAGCTTCTATTCCCACATCAAGGACGCATGGAAGGACCCCGACGACGGCAAGCTCGGGGAACTGCAGTGGCAGCGAAAGCAGGAGTGGCGCGATCAGGGCGCGATCGAGCGGATCGATCGCCCGACGCGTCTCGACAAAGCGCGCGAACTCGGCTACAAGGCCAAGCAGGGCATCATCGTGACCCGGGTCTCGGTCCGGAAAGGGACCGCCCGGAAGCAGCGACACAAAGCCGGTCGACGCTCGAAGCGACAGGGCGTCAACCGCATCGGGCGACGCAAGAACATCCAGCGCATCGGTGAGGAGCGCGTCTCCCGAAAGTACCCCAACATGCGGGTGCTCAACAGTTACTGGGTCGGTGAAGACGGCTCGCAGAAGTGGTTCGAAGCGATCCTCGTCGATCCGAACCACCCCGCGATCGAGAACGACGACGATCTCAACTGGATCTGCGACGACGACCACACGAACCGCGCGTTCCGCGGTCTCACCAACGCCGGCAAGGCGAACCGCGGTCTGAACAACCGCGGCAAGGGCGCGGAGAAGGTCCGGCCGTCCAACAACGGCGATCGAGGCCGCGCGAAGTAA
- a CDS encoding biotin/lipoate A/B protein ligase family protein has translation MSDATDRSTDTDLADRDWRLIRDEPRNGATQMALEEIAAGTALEDGIRTVRTYSWEPSTLSLGYRQDADTVDWDFCEREGVDVTRRQTGGGGIYHDRFADISYTIVAPADEVPGNLMDCYELFCEPILEAFDRMGVDAAFASAEQDAIYQPSCYLRDINPAHDIVAPADAGDEAKKISGNAQYRQRDVVIQHGSISYALEPRAHVGVFDAELEESTFTDRVTSVRDEAGLDRDGAVETIANSLRDWCDAEVSTWRDGELEAARDLADRKFGSNAWVRNREVLEAGEG, from the coding sequence ATGAGCGACGCCACAGACCGTTCGACCGATACGGATCTCGCGGATCGGGACTGGCGGCTGATCCGGGACGAGCCTCGGAACGGAGCGACGCAGATGGCCCTCGAGGAGATCGCGGCGGGGACGGCCCTCGAGGACGGGATCCGAACGGTCCGAACCTACTCGTGGGAACCGAGTACGCTCTCGTTGGGGTACCGACAGGACGCCGACACCGTCGACTGGGACTTCTGCGAGCGCGAGGGGGTCGACGTGACGCGGCGTCAGACCGGCGGCGGTGGCATCTACCACGACCGGTTCGCCGACATCTCCTATACGATCGTGGCTCCCGCCGACGAGGTCCCCGGGAACCTGATGGACTGTTACGAACTGTTCTGCGAGCCGATCCTCGAGGCCTTCGACCGGATGGGCGTCGACGCCGCCTTCGCGTCGGCCGAACAGGACGCCATCTACCAGCCCTCGTGTTACCTGCGGGATATCAACCCGGCACACGACATCGTCGCACCGGCGGACGCGGGCGACGAGGCGAAAAAGATCAGCGGGAACGCACAGTACCGCCAGCGCGACGTGGTCATCCAGCACGGCTCGATCAGTTACGCCCTCGAGCCCCGGGCACACGTCGGCGTGTTCGACGCCGAACTCGAGGAATCGACCTTCACCGACCGGGTGACGAGCGTCCGCGACGAGGCGGGTCTCGACCGGGACGGCGCGGTCGAGACGATCGCGAATTCGCTGCGGGACTGGTGTGATGCCGAGGTATCGACGTGGCGGGACGGCGAACTCGAGGCTGCGCGGGACCTCGCCGACCGGAAGTTCGGGAGCAATGCGTGGGTCCGGAATCGGGAGGTGCTCGAGGCCGGAGAGGGGTGA